The Acipenser ruthenus chromosome 56, fAciRut3.2 maternal haplotype, whole genome shotgun sequence genome segment TCTAAAGCTGAGGTAACATGAAGGTGCTTTGtggtttggaacttggtttcaggagactcggtttcaggtcactgcgcagcacaccaggggagacttgaggggggttgatacagcaacctcaaaacgaggtctcctggaaccaggtttcaagccgctgttcctgaaaaagtgtcttGGGGTTCCCTCAGCTGAAAGGGTCCGTGGCTATAGTCCAACCGATTACATAACTGCTTCAAGGTGACCTCCTTTCTGCCTCAAATGTTACATTCAACTTTGCAGCCAATTAAGCCGACCAGTCTCTGTGTCAGTCGAGTGCTGGTGTGCAATGGCTGCAGACAGTAACCTCTCTGGTTGTGTATGTTCCCAGCTGTACCGTGCTGGGCGCTCTAAGGGACCATTGAGACATTTGTTCAAAGCACCGAATAGATTCTATTTAATTTTCATCAAATTAATGACTGGCCATTTTTGCTGGAGACCTGAGAATCAAAGTGTGTGTCTTCAATTAGATTCTTGAAAGGAGTTGATGTAGTTAACCCTGATCAATTAAGCATAgcacagaaacaaggaccagaggagACAGTTGGAGATGAAATAGGACAGAGGGTTACTACTTCACAAAGTGGGGAGGGTATGAAAttggttacctagtcatgttcaTCTTGACAAAGTTTTTAGTTCAGTCAGCGACTTGGAAGTAGGTGAGCACTGATTGGCTGAACGACCTCTCGTTGGTAAATTCTGTAATTAACCTTTTTTGATGATgggaacattttaataaaaaaaaggactCCTAGACTGCTGCGCCCTCACACTGCAGCTAAACTCTTTGCTTTTATTGATCAGTCACTAAATAGATGAAAATGTAAATTGAAATACTCATTTCCACGAAACATTCCATATATAATGCAGGGCAGTaagttgcaataaaaaaaatgcttttccagTAACCCTGTGATTGCATGAAATGGCAGAAAAAAGAGTTTTGGACACATTCATTGAAATATTTCCATTGCTTTTTCTGTCAccgtgcatgaaagggttaaatccGATGCAGTTATTTTCAAGGTTGATTAACAGTAGGATAaagattttttcttattttgaagCTGCTTATCCTACAACGTGCTGAAcgctttaaaatacaaaatgacatGATCTGTGAAATCCCCACAGACTCTTACGTCAAACAAGTGAAATGAACAGCAGATGAACTGACCCTGGGTTCCCCCTACCTGTGTTTCAGACCCCAAGATCCGGATCTTCGACCTGGGCAGGAAGAAGGCCAAGGTGGATGAGTTCCCCTTGTGCGGCCACATGGTCTCTGATGAGTGCGAGCAGCTCTCCTCTGAAGGTGAGAcactctgttttagtttttttttttttctactttgatAAATcaagtggtccagtggttaaagaaaagggcttgtaaccaggaggtccccggttcaaatcccacctcagccactgactcattgtgtgaccctgagcaagtcacttcacctccttgtgctccgtctttcgggtgagacgtagttgtaagtgactctgcagctgatgcatagttcacacactctagtctctgtaagtcgccttgggttaagttgtctgctaaataaataatatattgggGGTCCAAGGGCCAGGTTCGTTATGAAGcctgttatagcgagggtgtactataTTGTTACACCTTCGTACAAGCTCTCAAAGACTTGTCGTGTTCAATTTTACTTTTGTATATTTCTAATGTAACTCTTTTACATGCAGTATTTAGTTAGTGGTTTGAAACTGCCAATTTTGTATCTTGTACAAATGCAAAATCCACACTGTTCAGTTTAAACGTTTAGTCAAAATACTGAAATTTCCCATTTGCAGTTTTAAACATTGAAATCTATAGCCTTCAATCTAACCCTGTGTTCCTGCTAGTAGAATTCtagaactgatttttttttttttttttttttttttttttaagcatcatGAAATGGTTCAGGGTTGCATCTTCTATGATGTTTTGCAGCCAATTAAGCCGACCAGTCTCTGTGTCAGTCGAGTGCTGGTGTGCAATGGCTGCAGACAGTAACCTCTCTGGTTGTGTATGTTCCCAGCTGTACTGTGCTGGGCGCTCTAAGGGACCATTGAGACATTTTCTTCACATTAAATAGCTGTCTTTAATAGATCACATTTTAAGGGTATGGTTGGCACAAAGATATGGACTTGGAGGTTTGAAAATAAcacttcctggttttactattaagacgcacctgagcttgctaTCTATACCTGCTAGCTAATCAAGATTCGTAgagcctggagtgggtgaaaccgctatgcaataggagtcttgctgCCATCCCTGGACTTGCGTGTTGACGTACCCCTATTCTAGAGTTTCAGTACGAGGTGTGTGTTGCAGAGTTAGTAACTGCCGCTAATATCTCTTATTTCTTAGCCCTGGAAGCGGCTCGTATCTGTGCCAATAAGTACATGGTGAAGACCTGCGGCAAAGATGGATTCCACATCAGAGTCAGGCTGCATCCTTTCCACGTCATTCGCATCAACAAAATGTTGTCCTGTGCCGGAGCCGATAGGTGAGGCTGGAGCTTTTTCACAGTTATcgcagatttcacgatttcctaCTGCCATGTAGTGTGTGCAGTTCCCAATGAAAATTCCAATTTCTGAAGTGTAAatttccttaaccctttgcggtccattgtcggactgggtccgacattgcaattattcctcacaggtcctttgtcggactgggtccgacatcattatagcaacgcaataaacgggtgtttagtcgttttttctccggaaaaagccgagaaaaccattcaattgccgagtggtagcgacaggagccgagacaagtcgggggggggaaaaaaaaaaaaaaaaaaaaaggcgtatttcatgaatagtcatacatggtatcaggtatcagataacggggcgttcatagtaaacaagctggctaagtgcgtcagcgcactgagactatcatggacatttgcagagcttttttcagatgttatagtaataaaataatgacttggatcgcattattgaggagtttggtgataaaacgagtgatccggagatgatcgatcggtatgtacgactattattattattattattattattatttatttcttacacagctgaacgctatagcaaacaaaaggctggggcggggctggagatgcctagtgtgtgctttgttgatatgcagggccatttaaacgcgtttgactgtgaaaaaaaatacttttaaacagcgcgtataaaattaactgcgcgtgtgaaaattaattagacctggcgtgcctgacgcgcagttaataaatggaccgcaaagggttaaaaagaaaaaaaaagtttgcactTCAAATGAAGCAAACGTTTAGATCAGAAATGTTTCCGCTTAAGATCGCTGTGGTCAGTACAAGGGGACGTATCGCGTGTCCTTATTTACTTTGTTTGCTAATTCGCTGATGGTTAaagtagaatgtctttaaaaagatGAACAAAGCAATAATTCTgcaatttcactttttttaagtATTTAGGAACATTTCTATAATTTTATAGATAATTTTGAATGGCAGcttcttttgttttaatgtttaatcgtgattttatttttagatcaTGAAGTGccatgacattttaaataaatgctgcCCTCCTGATGGGACATTCTGCAGCCAATTAAGCCGACCAGTCTCTGTGTCCAGTCGAGTGCTGGTGTGCAATGGCTGCAGACAGTAACCTCTCTGGTTGTGTATGTTCCCAGCTGTACTGTGCTGGGCGCTCTAAGGGACCATTGAGACATTTGTTCACAATATAATTTAATAACTTTTTGTTAGGATCTTCCAAAAAAAGTGGACTTCCCTTTGTTTGATCGACTTTTAAAACTGCTTCATACTAGCCTTTATATACAGAAGCTTGCATTTGGCTGAATCTGAAACTATACAATTATTAACTGTTCGGCTACTGTGCAATTCTCTGAGAACCTTCTGTAGGTGTTGTGTATAAAGTTATAATTATTGATAACGCTGTAACGTACACTATCTTCACACCTTGGTCTCAAACTTATTTTGAGAGGGGGAATACCCCCTAGTGTTAACTTTTTGAAACTTTTTAAAGGCATTCTGCTCTCCTGCAGATAAATTCCTTGCAGTACACCCCCCCTGCTTCTGTTTTGGGGGTGAAGGAATGAATTCAGACAAGCATGGGAGGGGGTGGCAGAAATGACAAAGTCCCCTGAACCGCATTGTACAAGCAGCCCATCCGGACCATCATCTGATGGTGATCCGTATCGTATTAGGGTTTCGTTCCACCCCGACTCGGTTTACTGTGTCTACATCGTCGTGCACGTCTTGAACAGTCCTGCTGCCCCTGAGAGGAGTGCACTGATTGCTGAGAGTCTCCCCTTGCAGGCTCCAGACGGGAATGCGAGGTGCGTTCGGGAAGCCCCTGGGCACCGTGGCCAGAGTCCGCATCGGTCAGGTGATCATGTCCGTCCGCACCAAGGCTCAGAACAAGGAGCACATCATCGAGGCTCTCCGGCGTGCCAAGTTCAAGTTCCCTGGGCGCCAGAAGGTGAGTTCGCTCAGCCCAGTACAAACACACGCACGCCACTGGAAACGCTGGTAAGCCGCCTTTTTGTACGTGGTGTAGCAGTTCACTGTGCGTCGATTGAATAAGTGATGTGTCGCAGTACAGGTATGTATACAGCAGGGGTCTCGGACCCAGGTTCTGGAGAGCCccgatcctgcaggttttatcACTGGCTAATTTTAGTCTGGAACAAATGTTAATCTTGGCTTCAGCCAATCGGCTGACCTGAAAacaagaccctgtagctctccaggaccagggccggAGACCTCTGCTATAAAGTGTCACAGTACAATGAAACATGCtgtcatttttaaattgataCCAGGCCAAAAGCACAATATGGCTTGTTTGTAGTTCACTGAATGGTTCTTGAGTGAGGAATAagtgttttgtagttttaatgtgAATACATATTGGTTTAATTGTCATaagttttaataaattattttgtaggGCATTATACAAATAGCCCATCAGAAACACCATGTGTGTCCTGCATCGCCATAAGTATTGTTACACCCCTGCTATTGTTACACCCCTGCttttgtaaattcctatttacGCCTTCATACATTATCTAAAGACACTTTGTAAAGTTGTCttcatattttactttatttcaaaTGTTACTTTTTTATGCACTATTCATTCAGTGGTTTAAAACTGCTAATTTTGTATCTCgtacaaaaacaatgcaaaatccACAAACTGTGTTTTTTCAGTTAAACGTTTagtaaaatactgaaatattttCCAATGCAGTTTTAAACTTTAAGTCTTTAGTTTTATATCTAGCCCTTCATGCAAGGTGTTCCACGCACAGTGCTGCTGGTAGATGTAATAGTTCAGGATTACATTTCTATGATGTTTTGCAGCCAATTAAGCCGACCAGTCTCTGTGTCAGTCGAGTGCTGGTGTGCAATGGCTGCAGACAGTAACCTCTCTGGTTGTGTATGTTCCCAGCTATACTGTGCTGGGCGCTCTAAGGGACCATTGAGACATTTTGTAGCATTAGTAAGTGGCCTCAagttgcctttttttttattactataagATGTATCGTGTAAAAGCATCACAATTCATCAATACACAATGAAGCGTTGCACCCCAAGTGCCTGCGTTTCTTATTTCAAAAGTTACTTCATGCTGTAGTGAGGTTACAAGAAAGCTCTTTAACCTGTTTTTAAAGGTGCACGAAAGAAACAAGGTTAAAAATGTACGGACAGGTTGGATGTGCTCATCCAAATGACCAGTTTCCTCCTCGTGGCACAGGTTGCTCTCAaactttaagaagaaaccgttttgaacaaccgctcaatttcCTTGTGTGCCTTCAGCGGTTTAAGCGAcctgcctctctctccttctcctcctctcagATCCACATCTCCAAGAAGTACGGCTTCACCAAATTCAACGTGGATGAGTTCGACGAGATGATGAAAGAGAAGCGGCTGATCTCCGATGGCTGTGGGGTGAAATACATCCCTAACCATGGACCCCTGTCCAGATGGCGCGCTCTCCACGCTGCATAAACACAGCAGCACACGCGAGACAGTTCGGTCCCGCAAACAGaccaataaaaatacatacaacatgcacgcttgctttttttttttgtttttttttgcggtGTCCAGAACAAGTTCCAGATCTTCAGGATCAATCAACATGGGTTGGTTTTTATCCCATTCAGTACCAAATTAATTTACCTTTTGAAAAAAAGCTGTATGTGTTTTGATACATTCTTCTAAATCGGTTtcttaaaagaaaattaaatgcaTAGTTTTTGCTACAAACTATTGCGTCCttgttttgaggacagtcaagttgtCTGTAATCAGACTGAATGAAGCTCAACTCATAATGGAGCTTTAACATCGTGGGGAGGAAAACGCCAAGAACTAACATTTTTAGGCTACAGTTTTGTTTATATTGAGGTGTCAtaaaaagcatctgaagggctctATTTGCAGAACTAAGTTTAGACTTCACGTTTGTGTGGCTAACAAAATGTAAGTTAGTGTAACTAtataaagaaaattaaaataacaagtaGATGCCAGATAAAAAtgctcaaaaaaaaacaaactgtgaagTCGCCAGACCTCAGATTGTTGCAAggtgtgcacttccatttgctagaAGTCTCACATGTAGTTTTGAAAAACCTTGGATGTTGTTAacttgtatattttaaaacatgacctcTGGTTCTGTACTTGGTTGCTGAAATCTGAGTTTGTAAACCATGCTGTTGTCCCCTAGCTCTTTAATAGCTTCTATCCTGTCATTAACAAACCAGCTTCCTGTAAAAACAAGATTCCAAAAACCGTTCTTGCTGTGCTTTCATAGTCAGAGTAATAAACAAGAAAGCATGCACACAAACCCAAACTGGCTTGGAAGGTCAGCAACACAAACAGTTTAATCTTTAACAGTACAGTTAGATGAATCCCTTGTTTTATTGACTGTGGTTCAGCTGGACAGTTCAGTGACGGCATGTAAAAATCGAAACTGAATTTCCAAATGCAACATCTTGTCTGCAACTTCAGTCCTGGTACCTGCTGAATGTACTGTTTTAAACCCCCTAATAAattgtgcattgatcagtttccatcagtccTGTTCAGTTGGTAGATGCAGCCTGTGTGAACGGGGTCCATCTGTTAATAGAGGGGATCctacaggatcggatatgacaggttctgctTTACTTTTTTGTTGAAACTAACGTGTGGGACACAGCTATCAGACGCAGGCAGTTTCTCTAGTGTGGTAAGGCGGTTTCCCAGCTGTGGTGTGCCTTGCTCATGATTAGGTCTCGTGGGTTCATTACAGCTCACTGTGAAGAGGCTGTCTGGGGCTCGGTTTCAAATCCACCTCAACCGGGAAGTGGTCGCTCACCTCCAGAGCCTGAAACAGCAGAGAAATGCATACAAATTGTTCTCTATATTGTGTATGGTTAAGAAGACTTGCTGTTCCTTGCAGCTGATTTCTCTCAAAAAGTGACCCAGAACAGggttacgaacgagaggaggcagGTTGGCCCCtctaagctcgtccggttcccAGTAGCcgactgatctcagaactttccATATCCTCAAAGTATGGATGTGGGAGAAATGTGAAGTGCATGTGACCACTTCCTCCCCATCATCGCATTGCATTTTACTCTTACTTCTTCCTCTGTGAGTCTGAATCTCTTCTTGAAGTTGAACGGTCTGGCAGAGTTGGGCACGATCCCTTCCAAAAACTCCTTTCCGTGAACCACAAtcctacaaataaaaaaaacatcaaaactaATGAAAAAAAGGACGGGTTCTTtatgcctttttaaaatgttttaatgctttaaaaaataataataaataataatacatttccctTAATCTTTTTTGGTGTTTGCCATCTTGAGTGGTTCTGTGTTCTGCGGCTCCCATACAGTTTTGCTCTGAAGCTGAATGGCGTTGAGCTTGTCACAAAAGGGCAAGCCCATTCAAGCAAAAACACTACAACTAATTTCTAAATCATGGCAGTGCATGATTTAAGTCCTGCCCTACTGTCAAAGGTAAAACGTGGATTAATTCAGGTTCTTCGACTCGGTTTTAATGCCCACCTACCtaccaggtagagcatgccagtgtgaaaggggctatggATTAATTCAGTTGTCATGGCCTTATCTCGCACCTACCTGTCGTAAGCACAGTGCGTTTTCTCGCTCACAGTCGTGTCCTCCCCATCACCAATCAGCCAGCTGAAATCTGGATTTTTACGCAGACGGATCGCGTCCCAGTCTTTTGCTGTGACGTAACCGCAGGCAGCGTTGAAGTCACCCAGAAACATGATATTCTGAACAGACGCCAAACAAGAACGCGTTAGAAACTTGACTGTTAGGATAACGACAGAGTTTCAATGCTCGTCCGGTTCTTACGGGCTGATTAATCTCAAttatcttggggggggggggggggtcttaaaggatcccccaagacctttttttttagttttagggtagagaagttcatttctgcaaaaaaGGTGACACAAAAAAGTGGCAAAATTCCCAACTTATAGACCTCATCCTGTAACTTGCTTGTTGAGGGCCACTTCAGATGTATACGAAAGTGTCTGACCTGTGTTCTCCAGCGCCCCCTTACTCCCTGGAAGACCCGGTACAGCTCGTCGATCTCGCGGACAGCCGCCTTTGGACAAGTGTGCTGGGCCACTAAGACAAAATCCTTCACTGCTGCAGTGAGACGAAGAGACAAGGAGCGCCGTCAGAAATGTAGAGGAGGTTATGAGGAggttctacagctctggccaaaagttttgcatcacctagaaatttaggattgagacataattaaaaaataacatatatatatatatatatgaacataatttagatatttaacatgtaatcaaataaactacaaaatgatataatagtacagtatttcaagttagatttcaaaatgtcactcaATCCACTCTCTGTCCAATCCCAGCCCATCAATAACAACTGTGGTGAGTGAGgaccggacacacacacacacacacacacacacactcactcctcTAATCCACTCTCTGTCCAATCCCAGCCCATCAGCAACCTGGCTGTCGCTGCATCACAGACTGCtacccctattattattattattattattatttatttcttagcagacgcccttatccagggtgacttacaattgatacaagatatcacattattttaacatacaattacccatttatacagttgggtttttactggagcaatctaggtaaagtaccttgctcaagggtaccgcagcagtgtccctcacctgggattgaacccacgaccctccggtcaagagtccagagccctaaccactactccacactgctgccttaagtatgtggaaaactacaaagcggtgtgcaattctatatgttaacgtaacattattcagcaggtttcattcgactttgtgaaacaaaatgagttcattgtagagggtgatgcaaagcttttggccacagctgtacaacaCGCTGACGAGACCGCACTTGTCCAATTCTAGTCCCTGCACAGCCCTGTACAGGGCTTCTGCCCCTAATCCAATGTAAACCCTGACCTGTGTGTGGGGAGTGGAAACGCACAGCAAAGGGTTCTCTGGAAAAGGCCTCCGAGTCGCCTTGCTGAGAATCCGGATACTGGAATTGGTCTCGAACCCTCAGCACGTCATCCCTGCAGAGCGAAAGAGGCTCGTTATTTACTCTTTAAATCTGTCCATACCTCTGGAATCTCAGGAATAATGTCAGTAGCCTGTGTGACAGTCAAAGAGTGTATCAAAGGAGATGAGGATGAGGCTGTATAACACACTGTGAGACCACAGTTAGAAAAACTGTGTCCAATGCTGGTCCCAGCACTTACACAAAGGACACTGTGGCCAAAAACTCATCGCTGTCAGTAACTCGATTGGTAGAATACATTACCTGAACACAAAGACATACTGCTCCTTGTAGCTGGTTTTGCCCAGTCTTTTACTCTCCACCCATGAGTAGTTGTGTGATTTATCAAACCTGTTTAAAAATCACAGTATTATTTCAACAGCATTACGAAATAGCGTCTGAGATCCGGATCAAGTTGGTATTAAATTCAAATCAGGGTCTAGCGGGCTAGCAAAATACCTCCAGTGCATTTTCTCTATCGCTAGCACTTTGTAGATCTCACACTTTTTCTTATGTgtaagatgcacacattatgataattTGGCTTGTAATAGTGGTTTTTAATCGAGTGATGATTAATTGGTTAGTCTGGTTAGACAGTACTCTCATCTCCCGCAcacctgtctgattcagtcactagtcctcttgatgcaatgaaattCTGCAAACCATTTCTTTAAGGAGGCTAAAAATTCTGACGAAAATGACAGCACAGACAGCACATggggacacaaacacaaacgaagcccgacacacacagacacggaaATATAGCGAAGCATTTTGACACGATGGAGAAAAAAGGGAGTTCATGTAAAACGAATTCCTGTTCCgtgtattttaagcagtttacTTGCTAAGTTCCTTCATGAGCATCGGGACAGCTTCACCCTTGGAGTCACGCACCTCTTGGATGAGACACACGTCACAGCGCGAGATGATCTGGGTGAGAACACAGTCAGAATTATTAtgtctttatttagcagacgcctttatccaaggcgacttacagagagactagggtgtgtgaactatgcatcagctgcagagtcacttacaacagaaagacggagcacaaggaggtgaagtgacttgctcagggtctcacaatgagtcagtggctgagctgggatttgaaccggggacctccttgttaaaagcccttttctttaaccacacagaATGCAATCAAATCAAGCACAGGGACTGGACTTTTAACAACAGCTTTTTCTCTGGCAAAAAGATGATCAATGCAAAGCACAGGGTACATTTGCATGATTAGCTTTTTCCACGGTTATACTATcgatttaccacagtttaccatggtttgcaatatattttttttaaaattttaattatgtctcaatcctaaaattcaaggtgcTGTAAAACCTTTGGCCTTTGAAAAAGCTAATTGTGCAAATTTACGGTAGTAAACTTTATCAGggtatatggta includes the following:
- the LOC117404330 gene encoding large ribosomal subunit protein uL16, whose product is MGRRPARCYRYCKNKPYPKSRFCRGVPDPKIRIFDLGRKKAKVDEFPLCGHMVSDECEQLSSEALEAARICANKYMVKTCGKDGFHIRVRLHPFHVIRINKMLSCAGADRLQTGMRGAFGKPLGTVARVRIGQVIMSVRTKAQNKEHIIEALRRAKFKFPGRQKIHISKKYGFTKFNVDEFDEMMKEKRLISDGCGVKYIPNHGPLSRWRALHAA
- the LOC117404329 gene encoding deoxyribonuclease gamma isoform X1, whose product is MKPAALLSFVCLCNVGLSFKICAFNIQSFGETKAGNKQVMTTLVKIISRCDVCLIQEVRDSKGEAVPMLMKELSKFDKSHNYSWVESKRLGKTSYKEQYVFVFRDDVLRVRDQFQYPDSQQGDSEAFSREPFAVRFHSPHTAVKDFVLVAQHTCPKAAVREIDELYRVFQGVRGRWRTQNIMFLGDFNAACGYVTAKDWDAIRLRKNPDFSWLIGDGEDTTVSEKTHCAYDRIVVHGKEFLEGIVPNSARPFNFKKRFRLTEEEALEVSDHFPVEVDLKPSPRQPLHSEL
- the LOC117404329 gene encoding deoxyribonuclease gamma isoform X2, whose amino-acid sequence is MKPAALLSFVCLCNVGLSFKICAFNIQSFGETKAGNKQVMTTLVKIISRCDVCLIQEVRDSKGEAVPMLMKELSKDDVLRVRDQFQYPDSQQGDSEAFSREPFAVRFHSPHTAVKDFVLVAQHTCPKAAVREIDELYRVFQGVRGRWRTQNIMFLGDFNAACGYVTAKDWDAIRLRKNPDFSWLIGDGEDTTVSEKTHCAYDRIVVHGKEFLEGIVPNSARPFNFKKRFRLTEEEALEVSDHFPVEVDLKPSPRQPLHSEL